In Streptomyces sp. Li-HN-5-11, the sequence CAGGGCCAAAAAGGACGAGATCAGCAGGATCAAGAGGAACGGGATCAACGGGGCCGACGAGGACGGGATCAAGGGGGGCAAGATGGGCAACGGGACGGGGCCGACGGGTCGATGATGCGCGAATAAGCGGATCAATGGAATAACAGTCACATTGCTTACTCAATCTGGCATTCCGGGTTAGCCCGCCAGGTCGAAACAACGGCACAATCCGGTTATGTCGATACGTCACGGGCTGCTGGCGCTCCTGGAGGACGGCCCCCGGTACGGCTTCCGGCTGCGCACCGAGTTCGAGGCGCGCACGGGGGCGGTCTGGCCGCTGGACATCGGCCAGGTCCGCACCGCGCTCGGCAGCCTGGAGCGGGACGGCCTGGTCGTCCAGGAGGGCGTGGACGGGGCCGGCCGCACGCTGTACGCGCTGACCGCGGCGGGCCGCGCCGAACTGCGGGCCTGGTACGTGCGGCCCGTGTCCCACACCGGCCCGCCGCGCGACGAACTGGTCATCAAGCTGGCGCTGGCGCTCGGCGCACCGGGCGTCGACGTGCACCAGGTCGTCGAGGCGCAGCGCCGGCACGTGTCCGGGACGCTGCACGACTACGTGCGGCGGCGGGCCGAGGTGCTGGCACGGCAGCCCGCGCGCCCCGACGAGGTGGCCCGGCTGCTGATCCTGGAGCGGCTGATCTGCCACGCGGAGGCCGAGGTCCGCTGGCTGGACCACTGCGAGGCCCGTCTGCTGCGGCTGCACCGGCCGGGCGCCCGGGAGGCGCGGGAGTGACCGGCGGGCTCCCATCCAGGCCGAAACCCGCCCCCGCCCGCGGGGTGGATCACCTTTCGCAGGGGGCACCACGGAGGTGAGATGTACGGGTGCGAGAGAATGGCGGCATGGAGATGCCGAGGAACGAACGGTCGCCGGAGAATCCGCAGATCCTGGTCGTGGGCCAGGACGGCTTGACGCTCGGCGGCGTCGGGGACGACGACTCCCGCGAGACCCCGCTCACGGAGCAGGTGGAGCAGCCCGCCAAGGTCATGCGGATCGGCAGCATGATCAAGCAGCTTCTCGAAGAGGTGCGCGCGGCTCCGCTGGACGAGGCCAGCCGGGTGCGGCTCAAGGAGATCCACGCGAGCTCGGTGAAGGAGCTCGAGGACGGCCTGGCGCCGGAGCTCGTCGAGGAGCTGGAGCGGCTCTCCCTGCCGTTCACGGACGACGGGACGCCGAGCGACGCGGAACTGCGCATCGCGCAGGCGCAGTTGGTCGGCTGGCTGGAGGGCCTGTTCCACGGCATCCAGACGACCCTGTTCGCCCAGCAGATGGCCGCCCGCGCCCAGCTGGAGCAGATGCGCCGCGCCCTTCCCCCGGGCATCGGCGCCGACGGCGGCGACGACCCCCGCACGGGCGGCCGTTCGGGCGGGCCGTACCTGTAAACCTGTGGACATGCGAGGGCCCGGCAGTC encodes:
- a CDS encoding PadR family transcriptional regulator encodes the protein MSIRHGLLALLEDGPRYGFRLRTEFEARTGAVWPLDIGQVRTALGSLERDGLVVQEGVDGAGRTLYALTAAGRAELRAWYVRPVSHTGPPRDELVIKLALALGAPGVDVHQVVEAQRRHVSGTLHDYVRRRAEVLARQPARPDEVARLLILERLICHAEAEVRWLDHCEARLLRLHRPGAREARE
- a CDS encoding bacterial proteasome activator family protein; amino-acid sequence: MEMPRNERSPENPQILVVGQDGLTLGGVGDDDSRETPLTEQVEQPAKVMRIGSMIKQLLEEVRAAPLDEASRVRLKEIHASSVKELEDGLAPELVEELERLSLPFTDDGTPSDAELRIAQAQLVGWLEGLFHGIQTTLFAQQMAARAQLEQMRRALPPGIGADGGDDPRTGGRSGGPYL